DNA sequence from the Portunus trituberculatus isolate SZX2019 chromosome 49, ASM1759143v1, whole genome shotgun sequence genome:
GTAagtccagcggcgtggagctggaacccttggagtcgcgatgaatccctcgatggtgtgcaAGAGTTCATCGTATGatgcctctgcatcagcaaaggagcccttcacggcagcgtaccacgccaccacatggacgacgaggtccgtcatcctggatggtggcaccgtcaagcgcttcctgggcactgctggggcggactgcaccgggagggtcgtctccagggtgaagtggtcgctcagcaatgacctgacaagataagtttCGGCAGTATATGTCggcatattgatgagggctacataatcaagtgtgcctccttgaacatgtgtgggtgtgtggtccccagtaagtaaataatttcacccacagtgtgcaagcaaacagtaataaattcaataccctcagtgacccccatttccatgaagttaactggaatcccatgtttaatgtaagtggccatcccccgactactaccgtcaccacaactgagggtgTGGGAAGCATAACCCTGCTGCTCAGGCACCCGTGGCCCTACctcctgtaaggcaataatgtcaggcttatggagaaggacatgagagtgTAAGTCAGTGAAACGGGCATGTAGACCATTGACATTCCATGTTAGGGTGCGGAAAGTCTTACCGTTCATCGCGATGGTAttgcatctgtgtcttcaggccatccacttcctgtgtcaggcgagacatctgctccatcagcatctgcatggctgccatcagatgtccctggtctggctcagggctggcagtcttcagatgtccTTGATCTGGCTCGgagctggcagtcttcagatgtccctggtctggcttggggctggcagtcttcaAGTGTCCCTGGTCCGGCTCGGGGTTGGCAGTCCGGGCTGGGATTGGGCTGTAGCACCGCTTCTTCTTTCGGCTGACCAGTGTCCATTCACCTGCAGCATCCTCCTCACAGTCTGCCACAGGTGACTTGCTCTCTGAAGCAGGGGAGCAGGGCCATCCCTGAGAGGCTCCGGGGCTGTCGTGTGGCTCCCTTGACTGGCTTGACGGGGGTATCCATCCTCGGtgtgggtgcagcagcagttgcacatTGCCCTGCGGCCTTGTCCTTTTACGTGGGTGGGTCGCACAGGCTATGCTGACACACGGCACTCTCTCCTTGGCCCGGTTGAGCACCGCTGGCTAGGGATGGGGTTGGGGCCACAGTGGAGGTCTcactgcatactgtgtgctgctggttcttGAAGGCAGCAAACTCTGTACTAAGACCAGAGCCTGTTGCAGTCAGATTGTCCACTTTGGTGGCTAGTGcactcaccactgccattaGCTGCTGGGTAGCATCGGTGCCAGGCAGTTCCTGAGTGATGCCTGCAGTGTCCCAGGCTGTGGCAAAGGTGGGAACACAGCAGGTGTGGTTGAAGTGCCACCGGCGGGGCAGGAAggctgggacaggtgaggggcagTGGCCGAGAAGGAGGGCTTTGTCGCCCAGGCGTTGgtctggggaggtggagcctggCGGAACATAAGTCTGGGCCGACTCACCTCATCCGTGGCAGGATCCCTTTGGGGCCGAGGCCTGACAGTGcagagggtggagtgggcgtTGTGGTCACCCCCACAATTGCAGCAGCGAGGAGGGATTTTGGTGCCCTCCTTGATCTTATCCAGGCACTGTGCTGACTTATGGGGGCCAGCACAGTACCTGTAGCGAGGGGCAGACTGGCAGCGCCACTCCTTGTGTCCCCAGCGAGTACAGTGGCGGCACAGGTCAGGTTCAGGTGTATACCGCTCCACACGCCGACGTCCAAGGCCCAGGAGATGCACCTCACTGGGCACCTTACCTGTCACCACTCCCAACAGTTGAGGCCTTGCCATCTgccccaccatcctcctcttcagcccatGGAATCCAGCTGGTACCTCTATCAGGTTGACATTGATGTGGGTCGCCACTCCATGGATAATAACAGGGTGAGTGCCCTCCTCGCCAGGGCACTCCATAACCAGGCTCAGAAAGCTCTCACTCAATAGGGTGGCGTAAAAGGAGGAGTCAGTACTGACCGTTATAATCCAAAGATCCGCGAGTTTATTTCAAAGATCTGCGAGAGTTTACTTAAAAAATTCACGAGAGTTTATTTCAAAGATCTGGAAGAGTCCATTTCAAAGATGCGCGAGAGTTCATTCCAATCTATCTTGTATAACGAATCCCCCTATTTTTTTGCCATGTCCTGCTTTGGAATATTGCGGAGATACTGATTGATTGtttgataactttattgttgtagAAGTGTATACAACAAGAGAGGGGGTTGGGTCATGCCAACCACCCCCTAAACATGGGACAAAAAGGATTTAAGAGTGCGtcaggaggtgaaggtgaagcacgTCCTGCCACACGTCTGGCACCTCAGCGTCCTTACTCTCCCGCACCGCCAACCTGGGACAGCGATACCTGCTGGTGCACCCAAGCGAGCCCCTCGGTCACAACGGCGAGCTCAGCCTGCAGCCGGTTCAGTATCCGAGCAGCCGTGGGTACCCACTCCTTCTCATCCGTGTCCATGTCATCCAATACCAGGTCCGGCTCTACAGAGGGGGACCCAGACTGCGGAGGTGTGCAGTCCGGCACAGACAGGGGCTGGGCCGGGGCCGGCAGGAGTGGCTGTACTGGGACCGGTGGCTAGACTTGCTGAGACTGAGAACTAACCGGCACACCCTGGGGCTGAATATCAGGGGCAGACTGGGTCGAAGGATGTAGCGGGACAGACACTGGCTGGGGTCCCGGACTGGCTGGCGCACTCTGGGGCTTGCTATCTGGGGCAGGCTGGACAGTAGCAGTCAGTGGTTGGGGCTGTGGGCTGGCCGACACACTCTGGGGCAGGCTGGACAGTTGCAGACACTGGTTGAGGCCGGGGACTGGCCGGCACACTCTGGGGCTGGTTCTTGTGGGCAGGTTAGGGTGCTGGCTGGACAGGGGCGGGCACTGGCTGGGGCGGAGGCCTTGCTGCGTCCCGCTGTTGCTTCAAGGCAGTGACCCTCACACGCAAGTCCCTGACCTCGGCCTGGATTCCCAGCAGGAGCTGCACCACGTCCTGGAGGGTCGCAGGCACGCCAGCCTGCGATGCGGGGGCTGCATCCTCAGCCCCTACCACAGCAGCATAGTAAGGGGCAGTCCTGTGTGGCACAGGGACAGGTGGCCGTGTGGCAGGGACAGGAGAGTGGGCTGGGGCAGCTGTGCTAAGCAGGGGCGGAAATGCtgatggctgggtggctggcagAGGCAGAGCAGGGAAGTCGGACCAGGACGGGGCGCCATTTGCCCAAGCATAGTGTTGCGGAGCTGGGGCAGACCGAAAAACTACCCTGGAGGGGCTGACAGTGGTGCCGGGGGTGTGTGGCTCCCTGACGGGCCTGGGCCGACCAGGGCAGCGGCGTGAAGAGGCGTTGTGGTCGCCCCTACAATTGCAACACAGAGGAATGACTCTGGTGCCAGCACGTATCTTCTCCAGGCAGCGGGAGGAAGGATGACTCCCAGAACAGTACCTGCAGCGCGGCGCTGACTTGCACTTCCAGCTCTGATGCCCGAACCGACAGCAGTGGCCACACAGGTCAGGCTCAGTGGTGTACAGGCCCACGTGGAAGCGGCCCAGGCCGTGGAGGTGCACTGAGCTGGGCACGGCCCCTTCAACGAGGCCCAGGAGCTGAGGGTGGGGTTCTCCTGCGACGACGCGCCTCTTGAGCCAAAGGAAGGCCTCTGGCGTGGAGAGAAGGTCAACATTGATGGTGGTAGACACGCCATGAACGATGACCATCTGCTGCCGGGCGTCAGGGTCCGTTGGGGTCATGGTGAGGCCAAGGAAGCCCTCCTTCACCAACATGTGGTATGCTGGTGACCGAGGGTTGACCGTCAGGTACGGCCTGCGCCTACCTTCCTTCATGAGTGGCTCCAAGGACGGGTGCTGTTTGAGCAGCGCCATGAACAACTTTAGAGTCTTGCCGTGCCCCTCGGGAAACCTCACACGGCGACGGAAAGTGCCCGGTTGAGGCGAGGAAGCACGAGAGGCGGCGTCAGTATCCATGACGTCCTGCAGGCCTGGAGATAAGGGTGGCGAGTCCATAGAGGCGGAGGCAGCAGTGGGGGTTGACCCTTTGTCTGGTCAGGTCAGGGGAGGCCATGTGGTCAGCGGCGGCGGGGAGACAAAGCTTCTCCGCTCCCCCAACAGGAAGTTTTACCCTTTTCACATGAATAATGGTCTCCCTTGGCTGGCCTGCCGCAAGACAAGTGTCCTGGCTATCCACAGGGGAGGCAGTAAAGGTGTGCTCCTCAGAGAGGGCCTCAGCACTTCTCTTCTTTGCAGGGGCTTTGTTCATACAGAACGGAGCGAGGAAAATAGACACCCGCCAGCCACGGGCCGTGGGTGCTAATCTGCTAACTGCGGAGATACTGAGAAATCTATATACAGACCAAGgactctgtatattccttgataCAGACGGACGGGATGGAATGAAACACTATATATAGTCAGGGGGTTGAAGGATTGCAATGGACgtatcatttattcatatataaaaGACACGATATAGACGTTGTCAGTCGAATCATGTCCGTCACCAATGTAAGAATGGATTTTGACTGaccaatttgagagagagagagagagagagagagattacaataaaaaaaacatcgaaaaaTCAAGATGATGTACATAAATGCAATAGCagcaataaaaagaacaaagaagcaCTAACTAAATTTAAATCCCCGAGTAGTCGCCATGATTAAATGTGCACAGGCAACATGGCGCCGAGGAGAAGGGCATTCcgcgtcctcttcttcctttactgtttTTCTGGCTATCGTGGACGCTGTGTCTCGCCATGCCATCCACTGATAAGTCTGCAAGGAGCCCCAGAACAGCTGGCCAGACGTTGAGAACCAAGCAAGATGGCGATATCAGGAAAACTTTAGAGGGAAGGCACCAATCCCCATAACAGCTGACTATCACGTCAGCTTCCCCTCGCAGGGCTCTTAATCGGGTGGGTCTGTTTTGTCTCATTGTGGTTGAGGGTGGATTGTGTGTGATAAGTGCGATTTGTTCTCCTGGTTGggtaattattttcattctagtcctctgtatttacctagttgtatattacagagtTCGACGGGGTTCATGGTGACCTCTCTCCATAGCtatatttatttaacttttccttaaatttgtgcacactttttGCGGCTAcagtctcttcactcaatccgtTCCAAATATCCATCGCCCTGTGTGGAAGACTAAACTTttggtattactgcagagtttcaccacaatcagctacgtgatttttacccacctcaagagatagagctcctgattacgagtaatttgaaccccatatatactaggtgcaacctttttgaatggcgatacagatttttttttaaatttaagcgtgttttggtgatgagcCGTGACACTAGCCTCtcgcatcaaaccctgccgcacactgatggtgtcaggcgctcgcggcggctcggcgggctccgtgacataccattgtctgagcatgcgcttaattgtctacgctgattggttctgttctttgaaaGTGAAGCTgcggccaatgaaaaaaaaaataaataaaataattattttcactagtcacgacggcccctgaggttaggttaggtttagttaagtttggctagattaggttagattagattaggtttagttaggttaggttagattaagtttagtttaataaggttaggttgggttaggttaggttagattaggtttggttaggttaggttaggttaggttaaattaagtttagttaggttaggttcttttctggacgaaactaattttttctggtagatttcaacttgtttttaattattttgcCAGTTGTTATTTTATGCAAATCATATGTTTTggggctgtaaaaaaaattggttgatttgcgccaaaaacaagtggtattttaattaaaagcaagccgaaatctaccagaaaaaaatagtttcgtccagaaagggcaaggtggtgaaactctgtaggtttaccaaactttttaatgtttctcagttactgactttttttcatttatttatttcattttatttttttaataatcttGTTCGCTTACCTCCATCCTCTGTCCTCTCTGTGTGTGAGTGGCAGGAGGTGTGGAGGGTAAATACGTCTGCAATCTGAGTGTGTAGGGTTATTTCTGTTGTTACAGGCTATTGGATAAATTTAGTCTTTGGTCATGCTCTCACTCCAGGATTAATCTATTTTTATGTGGTAGTTTTGTACGTGTTTCAATGCACATCGTTTCTGTCGCAagtcagtatttttttctatttattattttattcattccctCCCCTTTTTCCACACCCCGAAAAGAAGGCATTGTCTATCCTCTCAGAAAGTAGGGTATTgcaatgaaaattataaaaacgattaatacaaaacagaccaaaatgTACCAGAGGAAAATGGTTTAGTTATTACAAAGTGCCACAAAAGTAACAGTCCAAATTTTGACTGTTACTGCTGTGGAGAGtacttgctgctactgctggtcaCAGCTGCCCAAGCCAGCTTATTTAAACTTATCtatttaagctaacctaacttaacgtataGTTCAGGCAACACACTGCTGATGTATCTTCCTCAGTACATGTTAATTTTATCTAACACAGTTAAACTGATCTAATCAAAGCAAACTAGCCTATCGTGATAGGCAATGCTGAAAAATTAATATGaggttgttactttttttttctttgtaagaTCAGGCGATACATTGGAAATAGTTGAGGTGACACCCTACTCGAACAGACATCTTCTATAGGCTGATTCTAATCTAGTCACTTCTCCCCACAAACAACTGTGATTGGCAAGGTttattatagtaaaggttgatTCTAATGAAGATGCAAAGGCTATTATTGTAaactgctttttcttttctacgtaAATTTTCTGAGTCAATATTATTGCtgtagtaaaactaaattgtactgacccataTGGTATTGTTCGCCATTTTGCCGGATTTCCAACACTATTTCATTAAATGACAGACCTGATACAAATAAGTGTTATATACCAAATCAAATGAAGGTATTTCATGTACATCAGGGGCAGGCAACCTTTTTAGAGTGAGTGCCAGATGAGACTCTTGGAAGGAGGTCGCGGGCCGGAGTGAAAAACAAAATCTCAGAAATACTATATTTTGTATAATACATTGATTACGtgaaaaaaattgtacaaaaatTGCATTGAACACTCTACAAATCAATGAGACTGCTGGTGCTGTTTGCCATGAAGAAGCATTTCCATGTCTGGCTTGATGGTTGAGGTAGACAACAGAAGAATGTCATTGAGGTGGCGGTCCGAGAGTTGGGAGCGAAGGTGAGACTTCGTGTACCTCATTTTTGAGAAGAGCTGTTCACAGCAGTAGGTGCTGCCGAACATGGCCACAATGTGTTGGACATGCGCAATGTATTTTTGAAAATTGTTAGAAGGGAGAACGATGTCGCGGAAGAAGGACAACGGAGAAGAGATGCAGAATTTCGCCTTCATTTCATCGTTGCACTGCAGCTCCACCAATTCCATCTGCAGGGAGGCAGGGGCGTCTTCCACGGGGGAAGTCAAAGGGAGCAGTGAAAAGCTCGAAGTCTGCAGCCAGCACCCTGACTCCTGCAAAACGGGAAGCAAATTCCTCACGTAGAGAGTTGACGACACTAACGCAAGTGCCCAGGTCCACATCGTCAGGGGCACATGCAGCAAGGCGAGGAAAATGCACAAACTGACCAGAAGCCAATTCAGCCTCCCACAAGCGTGGTTTAACCTCGAAGGCAGTGATGTGCGCGTACATGTCTGTCACGAGAATGTCTTTGCCTTGCAGCTTCACGTTGAGGGTGTTCAGGTGCGCCGTGATGTCCGTGAGCAGGGCCAGGCGAGCTAGCCACCGTGGATCAGAGAACTGATCAGCGTGGGGAAGGTTCTTCTGACGTAGAAAGGTGGCAATCTCCTGCTGAAGGTCGCACACCCGAGACAGCATGGCCCCTCGACTCAGCCAGCGTACCTCACAGAAGTAGAGCAGGTCGTTGTAGTGCACATTCACCTCATCCATCAGTGCCTGGAACTGACGATGGTTAAGGCTGCGGGAGAGGATGGAGTTGACGACCTTCACCACGACAGACATGACACCAACGAGGTTGGCAGACTTAGCGCACAGGGACTCTTGGTGGATGATGCAGTGCATCTTGTTAATGGGGTGAGTGTACCCGGCGGCTTCACAGTGACGCACTAGCAGCGGCGCGCCTTCTTCTCACCAACCATCGCCGGGCACCGTCGGtcgtcacacacacaagacggGAGAGGTCCAGGGAGTGCTGATCAACACAGAAGCACGGCGTCGCAGATGTCTTGCCCAGTGGTGGTGTCGCGCAGCGGGACAAGCTGGAGGAATTCCTCACACACTTGAAGGTCAGCGGTGACGCCGCGGATGAAAACAGACAGCTGGGCCGTGTCCTTTGTGTCGGTGCTCTCATCCAGAGCGAGGGAAAAGGCAACGAAATTTGAGCTGCGTGTTTTGAGTGAGTCGTGCACGTTGTCCGACATATCCTCGATGCGGCGACGAACGGTGCGGGACGAAAGGCTCACTTTCTCAAAGGCGGAACGCTGCTCTGGACAGACGGAGTCCACTACAGCGAGGAGGCATTCCTTGATGAAGTCCCCATCCGCGAATGGCTTCATTCGGCGAGCAAGGATGCGGGAGACTTCATAACTGGCGCGGGTCACCTTTTCAGCCTCAACATTCTGCTTGCAGAAGAGTGAAGTTTGTTTCTCCAAGTTGCCTGATAGTCTAACGATGGTGTCCTTCCTTTCGGTGACAGACATCGACGCGAAGTTTGACGAGCGGTGCTCTGTCTCCCAGTGGCGGCGCACGTTGTACTCTTTTAGGACAGCCAAAGTCTTCAAGCATATGAGGCACTGGGCCTGTCCAAAGCGCTCGATGAAGAAGTACTTCTCCCACTCAGGGTTGAAGATCCGACGCTCGaggtccactttcctcttcttaacaCGCTGGGTCGCAGACATGATGaactaaaaaggaagaaaattatgccTAGACAAAAAAATCATTTCACGTTACAAAAAAATGAGCCAAAAAGGCCAAATACACTACCATGCCTTTGTTTCATCAACACGCAACGAACTGCTGAGCAatgaacaccacaaaacaccgaAAGACTCTGATATTTTCCACTCtacataaatgtaaacaaccATGACGGTGGCTTTTGAGGATAGGAAATTAATTTACTAATGTGATTCATCACAACAATAGATTTCGATATTCAATACCCTACCAACGTACTTCTGATTTATTCGTTAACATAGATTTCTATTGATAGGTGTAAGGTGCtccaataaacaacaaaactcacatCAAAATATAGCCGTGAAGACTACGGTGGACTCGCGCCAATAacaacacccagacacacacagctGATTTGTCTAGTTTTCTCTGATTGCTATTCAataaaaaattagacaaatgcatggaatactatagtaataaaagaaaacgtatgcacacacgactactactacaactactgctactactactactaataatcataataataataataataatgaaatgtaaagtaattcaatagtataatttattcatttaaaaacttaaaatttattagagtttcttctctacttttagtGGGAGGTCCGCGGGCTGGATTGCATTAATAAAGCCTAGCAGGGTGGCGGGCCGGACGCTAAGCCTTCGCGGGCCAGATGTGGCCCACGGGCCGGAAGTTGCCCGCCCCTGATGTACATGTATGGCATATCAATATTGCCACTCAACCCGAGGTAGGATTTTCTCTGGGGGAAAGGGGGGAGTCAGGTCATGACACAGGTGCAAATCAACTCGCTTCTCATCTGGTTGCCCCGATGGAAAGACACATTGATGCTTCCCTGTCTTACTGTGTGTTGCACGACCAAACCAAGGAATTTGTCTTCACAACTGATATgtacttattaaaaaaaaaaaaagcaaatcaaGGGCCACTTTTACCCACAAGTcaagcgaggaggaggacagcagaTGTTGCTGGTATATCTGAAGCCACAGTAAAGAGGATTTGTTCCAGCGCAAACAAGATATGCACCTATCAGCCTGTCTTTACTACTTTGAAAAAGAACTGCTCTTTAACAATAATGAACTTTGATGAATTTGACAAGTGTGTTCTAAGAAGAATAATTTTAGAATTTTACACAAGAAGAGAAGTACCTACACtgcagaaaataaaggaggaactAAACCAAAAAATAGGTTTCAAATGATGCCTGGAATCCTTGCGTATAGTTATCAGAGGGATTGGTTTCTGATACAAGAGAGTTGATGGTCGCAAATTTTTGATGGAGAGAAGTGATGTGCAAGCTGGAAGAGCACATTTTTTACAAGAGATGCAGCAACTCAAGAAATCCTGTTTGCATATGCTTTGTGTACCTTGATTAGACTTGGGTCAACCAGAACTACACCATACCAAAATGTTGGGTTGATACAACACAAGAGTAAAAGTTTCTACGCGGAAAGGGAGCCGCCTCATTATCCTCCATGCAGGAGCTAATCATGGATTTATTGAAAATGCTGACCTTGTATTTCAAGCAAAAAAAATTATGGTGATTGCCATAATCAAATGATATTAAAATTCGAGGAATGGTTTAGGACACGGTTGCTACTTAACATTCTACTTATCTCTATTGTGATGGACAGTGCTGCCTATCACTCGGTGCAGCTTGAAAAAATGTCAACTCTAGcttggaagaaaatagaaatcaaAGAATGGCTCATcaaaaaaaaggagagcagCCAGGTGATGAGTTACTCTCACAAAGAAGTACAGCACTGGCAAGAAATACTTGATTGACATCATCACCAAGGATGCTGGACATAGGGTTGTGCAGTTACCACCTTACCACTGCCAGTACAATTCTTTCAAACTCATCTGGGCCCAAGTCAACAGGAACATTGCtgataaaaataattacaagttggCAGATCTGAAAATCCTTGCCAAACAGTCCCTGGAGCAAGTTACACCAGTGCATtggatgattgattgattgatacatttcttgttgaattaataaataaatacaacaaaggaggaggatggaccttgtcACCCACCCCCTGGACAAAGACTtcaggttaaagtatcaaaaatataacaataga
Encoded proteins:
- the LOC123499297 gene encoding uncharacterized protein LOC123499297, which gives rise to MAVVSALATKVDNLTATGSGLSTEFAAFKNQQHTPAVLNRAKERVPCVSIACATHPRKRTRPQGNVQLLLHPHRGWIPPSSQSREPHDSPGASQGWPCSPASESKSPVADCEEDAAGEWTLVSRKKKRCYSPIPARTANPEPDQGHLKTASPKPDQGHLKTASSEPDQGHLKTASPEPDQGHLMAAMQMLMEQMSRLTQEVDGLKTQMQYHRDERR
- the LOC123499298 gene encoding general transcription factor II-I repeat domain-containing protein 2-like is translated as MHCIIHQESLCAKSANLVGVMSVVVKVVNSILSRSLNHRQFQALMDEVNVHYNDLLYFCEVRWLSRGAMLSRVCDLQQEIATFLRQKNLPHADQFSDPRWLARLALLTDITAHLNTLNVKLQGKDILVTDMYAHITAFEVKPRLWEAELASGQFVHFPRLAACAPDDVDLGTCESGCWLQTSSFSLLPLTSPVEDAPASLQMELVELQCNDEMKAKFCISSPLSFFRDIVLPSNNFQKYIAHVQHIVAMFGSTYCCEQLFSKMRYTKSHLRSQLSDRHLNDILLLSTSTIKPDMEMLLHGKQHQQSH
- the LOC123499299 gene encoding general transcription factor II-I repeat domain-containing protein 2-like yields the protein MSATQRVKKRKVDLERRIFNPEWEKYFFIERFGQAQCLICLKTLAVLKEYNVRRHWETEHRSSNFASMSVTERKDTIVRLSGNLEKQTSLFCKQNVEAEKVTRASYEVSRILARRMKPFADGDFIKECLLAVVDSVCPEQRSAFEKVSLSSRTVRRRIEDMSDNVHDSLKTRSSNFVAFSLALDESTDTKDTAQLSVFIRGVTADLQVCEEFLQLVPLRDTTTGQDICDAVLLC